One window from the genome of Bdellovibrio sp. NC01 encodes:
- a CDS encoding helix-turn-helix transcriptional regulator, translated as MPLCQFLKEQRQKSCLTQQEAADLLGDYKSQFISSVELGRRKPSIKLLKRMACVYDVCETEMFNRYVEEAEEQAVKKATDRWNHKEELEIPVFGLLALALQF; from the coding sequence ATGCCATTATGTCAGTTTCTAAAAGAACAGCGTCAGAAGAGTTGCTTAACTCAGCAAGAGGCTGCAGACCTATTAGGCGATTACAAGTCACAATTTATTTCGAGTGTAGAGCTGGGGCGCCGTAAGCCATCCATCAAACTTTTGAAACGCATGGCATGTGTTTACGATGTTTGTGAGACAGAAATGTTCAATAGATACGTCGAAGAGGCTGAAGAGCAGGCCGTGAAGAAAGCCACGGATCGCTGGAATCATAAAGAAGAGCTTGAAATTCCTGTTTTTGGTCTGCTAGCACTGGCTCTTCAATTTTAG
- a CDS encoding LysR family transcriptional regulator, producing MKTTLDELQTFIAIVDLGSITAAAEELDQTPSGISRTLARLENKLDVTLLRRTTRKLDLTSEGERFLNSAREIIQSLEAAEEAVGSKNTPAGVLRVDSASPFILHSVVPYIPEFHQLYPNVQVELFSSERNIDLLENRIDVAIRLGNLADSSLHAVHLGQSKRRVLASPSYLKKHGTPKSVEDLQNHKLIGFTDPKELNQWPLKNSGSNRYLIKPDFAASSGETLLHLARQGLGLACLSDFMTGPDRESGALVPVLTGATSDQKEQIHAIYYKNAQLSLRADVFIKFLKAKLKNAL from the coding sequence ATGAAAACAACCCTCGACGAGCTTCAAACCTTCATTGCCATAGTCGATCTGGGATCCATCACCGCGGCCGCGGAAGAGCTGGATCAAACTCCCTCAGGTATCAGTCGCACTTTGGCGCGTTTAGAAAACAAACTGGACGTCACCCTGTTACGTCGCACGACTCGCAAACTTGATCTCACAAGTGAAGGCGAAAGATTCCTTAATAGCGCGCGTGAAATTATTCAATCCCTTGAAGCGGCCGAAGAAGCTGTCGGTTCAAAGAATACTCCGGCGGGTGTGTTGCGTGTTGATTCCGCATCACCATTTATTCTGCATTCTGTTGTGCCCTATATCCCCGAGTTCCATCAGCTTTACCCCAACGTACAAGTGGAGCTTTTTAGCAGCGAACGCAATATCGATCTTTTAGAAAATCGCATCGATGTCGCCATTCGCTTGGGAAATCTTGCCGATTCATCCTTGCATGCCGTGCACTTAGGACAAAGCAAACGGCGCGTACTTGCAAGCCCGTCGTATTTGAAAAAACACGGCACACCAAAATCGGTTGAGGATTTACAGAATCACAAATTGATTGGCTTCACAGATCCTAAAGAGCTAAATCAATGGCCCCTGAAAAATTCCGGTTCAAATCGTTACTTAATTAAACCTGATTTTGCAGCCTCAAGTGGCGAAACGTTACTACACTTAGCACGGCAAGGTTTGGGACTTGCCTGCCTGAGTGATTTTATGACGGGGCCTGATCGTGAAAGCGGCGCCTTGGTTCCTGTTCTAACAGGTGCGACCAGCGATCAGAAAGAGCAAATCCACGCGATCTATTATAAGAACGCGCAGCTTTCGCTGCGGGCTGATGTGTTTATTAAATTTCTTAAAGCAAAATTGAAGAACGCTTTATAG
- a CDS encoding alpha/beta fold hydrolase: MINKVAVFLPGTLCDERLFAAQVRLFSQAIVVDLRHSDSVDQMIEAVGAVNVAKFVLLGFSMGGYIAQEFALKYPERVEKLIVMGSSSEGYPEEEKRIVESSIEIIKKGKFTGITDKRLKEYLYPSSYENTELRQVIHDMAGPDAKEVYLRQLRATLDRRELKHEMNHLSLPALFVGGADDKIVPFTSIERSANVVPKGQLAKISECGHFIPLEQPEALNKSITDFLNNK; this comes from the coding sequence ATGATCAACAAGGTCGCAGTATTTCTTCCTGGAACTTTATGTGATGAACGACTTTTTGCCGCCCAGGTCCGTTTGTTTTCTCAAGCTATCGTCGTGGATTTAAGGCATTCTGATAGCGTCGATCAAATGATAGAGGCGGTGGGCGCAGTCAATGTTGCAAAATTCGTATTGTTGGGATTTTCCATGGGCGGGTATATCGCTCAGGAGTTTGCACTGAAGTATCCCGAGCGGGTAGAAAAGTTGATTGTGATGGGATCTTCAAGTGAAGGTTATCCAGAAGAAGAAAAACGTATTGTTGAATCGTCCATTGAAATTATTAAAAAAGGCAAGTTCACGGGGATCACGGACAAAAGATTGAAAGAATATCTTTATCCTTCTTCTTACGAAAACACTGAGCTTCGACAAGTTATTCACGACATGGCAGGACCTGATGCGAAAGAAGTGTACCTGCGCCAATTGCGCGCCACTTTGGATCGCCGTGAGCTTAAACATGAAATGAATCATTTGTCTCTACCAGCACTATTCGTTGGTGGGGCTGATGATAAGATCGTGCCGTTTACGTCGATTGAAAGATCTGCTAACGTAGTTCCTAAGGGTCAACTTGCGAAAATTTCAGAATGTGGTCACTTCATTCCGCTGGAGCAGCCCGAGGCTCTTAATAAGAGCATCACGGATTTTTTGAATAACAAGTGA
- a CDS encoding M23 family metallopeptidase, with protein sequence MKHLSSVICGIVLLISGEATFAADGKSDPMIIHPGEVRFLKIHSEVKNAKLFCRNQEVRAYNDGKNEYVAYISESYFSELKPFECLLKDGEKELEKVSFKVEAKQYQIETLKVPPRLVKLSAKDQIRVDAETKMLKELYENSNAKPYFTEVFKQPLKSVITSPYGIKRVFNGDTNGQHLGYDFRAGIGKKISVSNTGKVVFAGELFRSGNIVIVDHGLGIFTQYHHLSKILVKKDQEVKQGQIIALAGNTGRVSGPHLHWGVNVQGEAVDGFSLVQASESEFTH encoded by the coding sequence ATGAAGCATTTGTCGTCGGTTATTTGTGGCATCGTTTTGTTAATCTCTGGTGAAGCGACTTTTGCCGCGGATGGAAAATCCGATCCAATGATTATTCACCCGGGTGAAGTTCGTTTTCTCAAAATTCATTCTGAAGTGAAAAACGCGAAGCTTTTCTGTCGTAATCAGGAAGTTCGCGCATACAACGACGGCAAGAATGAATATGTTGCCTATATCTCTGAAAGTTATTTTTCAGAACTCAAACCCTTTGAATGTCTATTAAAGGACGGTGAGAAGGAGTTGGAAAAAGTATCTTTTAAAGTTGAAGCCAAACAATACCAAATCGAAACCTTAAAAGTTCCTCCGCGTTTGGTGAAGCTGTCTGCGAAAGATCAAATTCGTGTCGATGCGGAAACAAAAATGCTGAAAGAGCTTTATGAAAATTCCAATGCGAAGCCGTACTTCACAGAAGTCTTTAAGCAACCGTTGAAGAGCGTTATCACAAGTCCCTATGGTATCAAGCGAGTTTTTAACGGTGATACGAACGGACAGCATCTTGGTTATGATTTTCGCGCAGGTATTGGCAAAAAAATATCTGTTTCTAATACTGGAAAAGTTGTATTTGCTGGCGAACTTTTCCGCTCTGGCAATATCGTCATCGTCGATCATGGCTTGGGAATATTCACCCAGTATCACCATCTTTCAAAAATTCTAGTGAAGAAAGATCAAGAAGTTAAACAAGGACAAATCATCGCACTTGCGGGTAACACGGGCAGAGTGTCGGGACCTCATCTTCATTGGGGTGTAAATGTCCAAGGTGAAGCAGTCGACGGATTTAGTTTAGTCCAGGCTTCCGAATCTGAATTTACTCACTAA
- a CDS encoding MFS transporter produces MPLAIYALMIGAFGIGTTEFVIMGLLPQMAKDLGVTLSSAGLLVSGYALGVAIGAPILALLSARWPRKRSLIILMGIFTLGNLICALAPNYSVLMVARVLTSFAHGTFFGIGSVLATSLVKPNQKATAIALMFTGLTLANVLGVPFGTWLGQNYGWHATFWAVTAVGPLAMAALIFFVPKATENAQPSSMAHEMKVILKPQVLVSLLLTVIGFAGVFTVFTYIAPILTQISGFSEAAVSPILLLFGAGLIVGNIVGGKWADKNLNGSLVGSLIGLSVVLLGFGFFMGFKIAALILVALLGFTGFATVPPLQMRALAHAAEAPTLASALNIAAFNLGNAIGAWVGGVAIDHGNLLTTTWTGLGIAVLATIVAFMSSKFSDAKELNDIDRSLLTH; encoded by the coding sequence ATGCCTTTAGCGATATATGCTCTGATGATTGGAGCATTTGGGATTGGAACGACTGAGTTTGTCATTATGGGACTGTTGCCACAGATGGCAAAAGACTTAGGTGTGACTTTGTCTTCAGCGGGGTTGTTGGTAAGCGGTTACGCTTTGGGTGTAGCGATTGGTGCACCGATTTTGGCTCTGTTATCTGCACGCTGGCCACGCAAACGTTCGCTGATTATTTTGATGGGGATTTTTACTTTAGGAAATCTGATTTGTGCTCTAGCACCTAATTATTCGGTGTTGATGGTGGCACGCGTGCTGACCTCATTTGCGCACGGAACTTTCTTTGGTATTGGTTCTGTTCTGGCGACCAGCTTGGTGAAGCCCAATCAAAAAGCAACTGCGATTGCGTTGATGTTTACAGGTTTGACGTTAGCAAACGTTCTGGGTGTGCCGTTTGGAACGTGGTTAGGTCAGAATTACGGATGGCATGCGACGTTTTGGGCGGTCACGGCTGTAGGCCCATTAGCGATGGCAGCATTGATTTTCTTCGTACCTAAAGCGACAGAAAATGCACAACCAAGCAGCATGGCTCATGAAATGAAAGTCATTTTGAAGCCGCAGGTACTAGTCAGTTTGTTATTAACTGTGATTGGTTTTGCGGGTGTGTTTACAGTCTTTACCTATATCGCGCCGATCTTGACTCAGATTTCTGGATTTTCAGAAGCCGCAGTGTCGCCAATATTATTGCTCTTCGGTGCGGGACTTATTGTGGGAAATATCGTCGGCGGCAAGTGGGCTGATAAAAATCTCAATGGTTCACTGGTGGGCTCGTTAATTGGCTTGTCTGTCGTGCTTCTTGGTTTTGGTTTTTTTATGGGCTTTAAAATTGCGGCACTTATCTTAGTTGCACTTTTAGGATTTACTGGTTTTGCGACGGTACCACCACTGCAAATGCGGGCGCTGGCGCATGCGGCGGAAGCTCCGACATTAGCGTCGGCACTGAATATCGCGGCCTTTAATTTAGGAAATGCGATTGGTGCATGGGTTGGTGGCGTTGCGATTGATCACGGAAATTTATTAACAACGACATGGACAGGCTTAGGCATCGCTGTTCTTGCGACGATTGTTGCATTCATGAGTTCGAAATTTTCAGATGCAAAAGAGCTTAACGACATTGATCGTAGTCTTTTAACACATTGA
- a CDS encoding NAD(P)/FAD-dependent oxidoreductase, producing MNSTTHTPIAIIGGGLGGLVLARVLHVHGIPAVVYEAEASPHARTQGGMLDIHVNDGQQALKDAKLFEEFLKLIMPGGEATRVLSTTGQVLYAGGDDGSLSRPEVNRGELRKMLLDSLPADSLRWGYKLSSIESLGHGRHKVIFTNGVEITTDLLIGADGAWSKVRALLSNAKPQYVGTTFVETYLYNADTLYPKTAQAVGAGSLFALVTDKGINAHREANGTLHAYVALKKPVEWFASFDLANKADSLARIADEFKGWAPELTALITASDTAPVFRSLYELPIGHRWGRVPGVTLLGDAAHLMVPSGDGANLAMHDGAELAKAIIAHPGDMEGALAAYEKDMFLRTAKIAVEAREIFNLCYGDKAPQSLVDFFTGMKSSSPEL from the coding sequence ATGAATTCGACAACTCATACACCCATTGCAATCATTGGCGGGGGTCTAGGGGGCTTGGTGCTTGCGCGCGTTCTGCATGTTCATGGTATTCCTGCGGTGGTTTATGAAGCAGAAGCCTCGCCCCATGCGCGCACCCAAGGCGGGATGCTGGATATTCACGTTAACGACGGCCAGCAGGCTTTGAAGGATGCGAAACTCTTTGAGGAGTTTTTAAAACTGATCATGCCCGGTGGCGAAGCGACACGTGTGCTGAGCACCACGGGACAAGTGTTGTATGCTGGTGGGGATGATGGATCGCTTTCGCGCCCTGAAGTAAATCGTGGCGAGCTTCGCAAAATGCTTTTGGATTCTTTACCTGCGGATTCACTTCGCTGGGGTTATAAGCTTTCATCGATCGAGTCTTTAGGGCATGGTCGCCACAAAGTCATATTCACAAACGGGGTTGAAATTACGACAGACCTGCTCATCGGTGCGGATGGTGCGTGGTCGAAAGTTCGGGCTCTGTTATCGAACGCAAAACCGCAATATGTGGGCACGACGTTTGTTGAAACTTATCTTTATAATGCTGACACTCTTTATCCTAAGACCGCGCAAGCGGTGGGGGCGGGATCTTTATTTGCGCTTGTGACAGATAAAGGAATTAATGCTCATCGTGAAGCAAACGGAACTTTGCATGCCTATGTCGCTTTGAAAAAACCAGTAGAGTGGTTTGCAAGTTTTGATCTTGCTAACAAAGCAGATTCATTGGCGCGAATCGCTGACGAGTTTAAAGGTTGGGCGCCGGAGTTAACAGCACTTATTACTGCAAGCGATACGGCTCCTGTGTTTCGTTCGCTGTATGAGTTGCCCATAGGGCACCGCTGGGGGCGCGTCCCGGGAGTCACGTTGCTTGGTGATGCCGCCCATTTAATGGTGCCATCTGGTGACGGTGCAAATCTTGCGATGCATGACGGGGCGGAGTTGGCAAAGGCGATTATTGCTCATCCAGGCGATATGGAGGGGGCACTTGCGGCATATGAAAAAGACATGTTCCTAAGAACTGCAAAGATCGCGGTTGAAGCACGTGAGATATTTAATTTGTGTTATGGCGATAAAGCGCCGCAAAGCCTGGTGGATTTCTTTACCGGGATGAAGTCCTCATCACCAGAGCTGTAA
- a CDS encoding VOC family protein yields the protein MKYKALSIVYPNGSKIASGEKTIEVRSWQPPADFSGDLLIVENLHFLRQPGEQDPEGRAVALVKIKNVRPYMAGDMLAACATRWEPGYYSWELTDVRPLKHESKVLAARDIYEIDLNIDGEKLQIGSLQTVRITVTNIQKSRDWYKELFNIEPVEDQDNFVSFKVGAINFDIAQADDKSPLSTGGSVAYWLVNDLDLLLQRIEALGGSVYRGPLKVPEIQRTILQVKDPFGNIIGFEAPL from the coding sequence ATGAAATATAAAGCCCTCTCTATCGTTTATCCCAATGGTTCTAAGATTGCGTCTGGAGAAAAGACGATTGAAGTCAGATCGTGGCAGCCACCTGCTGACTTCAGTGGTGATTTATTGATTGTTGAAAACCTGCATTTCTTACGTCAGCCCGGCGAGCAGGATCCTGAAGGTCGTGCGGTGGCGCTGGTAAAAATTAAAAACGTTCGTCCTTATATGGCGGGCGACATGTTAGCTGCATGTGCAACTCGTTGGGAACCCGGATACTATTCATGGGAGCTGACGGATGTCAGACCCTTAAAGCACGAATCAAAAGTTTTAGCGGCTCGTGATATTTATGAAATTGATTTAAATATCGACGGCGAAAAACTTCAGATTGGTTCTTTACAAACTGTGCGCATCACCGTGACGAACATTCAAAAAAGTCGCGATTGGTATAAAGAGCTTTTCAATATCGAGCCCGTCGAAGATCAAGATAATTTTGTGTCGTTCAAAGTCGGCGCAATTAATTTTGATATCGCACAAGCTGACGACAAATCTCCCCTTTCTACAGGTGGATCTGTCGCCTATTGGCTTGTGAATGACCTTGATTTGCTACTGCAAAGAATTGAAGCTCTTGGTGGCAGCGTTTATCGTGGCCCACTAAAGGTGCCCGAAATCCAAAGAACGATTCTGCAAGTGAAAGATCCCTTTGGAAATATCATTGGTTTCGAGGCACCGCTTTAA
- a CDS encoding nitroreductase family protein, which yields MLLLQHRSIRKYKKDPVEEDKLQRILTAATRASSSGNMQAYSIIVTSDADIKEALYKPHFEQSMVIEAPLLLTFCADFHRMREWLKISDAPMNFDNFMSFMIASIDAILASQNAALAAEAEGLGICYMGTTLASCAEIGEILGCPKNVVPVVGFSLGYPDESPVLRDRLPLESIVHRERYNDFSETRLKDSYREKEIAGMKRYLSDPELAKRVTESGVENLAQLYTIMKYTRESHLQYSQTVLSYLEQQGFMENI from the coding sequence GTGCTCTTGCTTCAGCATCGCTCTATTCGCAAATATAAAAAAGATCCTGTCGAGGAAGATAAACTACAACGTATTCTGACGGCGGCAACGCGGGCATCAAGCTCTGGCAATATGCAGGCCTATTCGATCATTGTCACAAGTGATGCTGATATTAAAGAAGCCTTGTACAAGCCACACTTTGAGCAAAGCATGGTGATCGAGGCACCGTTGTTATTAACGTTCTGTGCGGACTTTCACCGAATGCGCGAGTGGTTAAAGATTTCAGATGCACCGATGAATTTCGATAACTTCATGAGCTTTATGATTGCTTCGATTGACGCGATCTTAGCTTCACAAAATGCGGCATTGGCGGCAGAGGCAGAAGGTTTAGGGATTTGTTACATGGGGACGACACTTGCAAGTTGTGCTGAAATTGGAGAGATCTTAGGTTGTCCTAAAAATGTGGTACCAGTCGTCGGTTTTTCTTTGGGATATCCAGATGAATCTCCTGTGTTGCGAGATCGTCTTCCGTTAGAGTCCATTGTTCATCGTGAACGTTATAATGATTTTTCAGAGACGCGTTTAAAAGACAGTTATCGCGAAAAAGAGATCGCGGGCATGAAACGTTATTTGAGTGATCCAGAGCTTGCAAAACGTGTTACCGAAAGTGGTGTAGAAAATCTCGCACAGCTTTACACCATCATGAAGTACACCCGTGAATCGCATTTGCAATATTCGCAAACCGTGCTTTCGTACTTAGAACAACAAGGCTTCATGGAAAACATATAA
- a CDS encoding VOC family protein, producing MGLAAIGIVAEDVSKSLKFYALLGIQFKQFQQTEHFDSLQESGVNIMLDSAHSIKQLYPDWKKPVGSTPIVLCFEQSSAKVVDEVVAHVKASGFQVMKEPWDAFWGQRYASVLDPDGNQIDIFAKL from the coding sequence ATGGGATTAGCAGCTATTGGTATCGTCGCAGAAGATGTTTCAAAGTCTTTAAAATTTTATGCATTGTTGGGAATTCAATTTAAACAGTTCCAACAAACAGAGCATTTTGATTCGCTTCAAGAATCTGGTGTCAACATCATGCTTGATTCGGCTCATTCCATTAAGCAACTTTATCCGGATTGGAAAAAACCTGTCGGCAGCACGCCGATCGTTCTGTGTTTTGAACAGTCATCCGCAAAAGTCGTTGATGAAGTTGTAGCACACGTAAAAGCAAGCGGCTTTCAAGTCATGAAAGAACCTTGGGATGCCTTCTGGGGGCAGCGTTACGCTTCTGTGCTAGATCCTGATGGAAATCAAATCGACATCTTCGCCAAACTGTAA
- a CDS encoding SAP domain-containing protein, whose product MTKKLRRKMSVTEFENGYFYATDLRDFAKSLGISVTAKTRKDQLEKLIIAFLKSGKVANAPTKKVSMSEKTDLEKGLTLKLPIMNYISNKETKSFLEREALTIAPKMKQKSGARYWLNRWREDEMAKGRKITYGDLVQQFVKLNEGDERLPRIPSTRFNNFITDFLANEKNATRAQAMDAWEKLKTLEIPKNYEAWHRQKK is encoded by the coding sequence ATGACAAAGAAGCTTCGTCGAAAAATGTCGGTCACAGAATTTGAAAATGGTTATTTTTACGCTACGGATTTAAGAGATTTCGCTAAGTCTTTGGGAATCTCGGTGACCGCAAAGACCCGCAAGGATCAACTTGAGAAATTAATTATCGCCTTTCTTAAAAGTGGAAAGGTTGCGAACGCCCCTACCAAAAAAGTAAGCATGTCGGAAAAAACAGATCTTGAAAAAGGCCTGACTTTAAAACTTCCGATCATGAATTACATAAGCAATAAAGAAACAAAAAGCTTTCTTGAGCGCGAGGCTTTGACGATTGCTCCGAAGATGAAGCAAAAATCGGGGGCGCGATATTGGCTGAATCGTTGGCGTGAAGATGAAATGGCGAAAGGACGAAAAATAACCTACGGCGACTTGGTTCAGCAGTTCGTAAAGTTGAATGAAGGCGATGAACGTCTGCCGCGTATTCCCTCCACTCGTTTTAATAATTTTATTACGGATTTTTTGGCCAACGAAAAGAACGCGACGCGCGCGCAAGCCATGGATGCCTGGGAAAAGCTAAAGACTCTTGAGATTCCTAAAAATTACGAAGCCTGGCATCGCCAGAAGAAATAA